Proteins encoded together in one Quercus lobata isolate SW786 chromosome 3, ValleyOak3.0 Primary Assembly, whole genome shotgun sequence window:
- the LOC115982119 gene encoding uncharacterized protein LOC115982119: MAAITQNSFLSSNHLQLFKPNSKTKPIIAPTSVRMSLQETAPSIAVVGVTGAVGQEFLSVLSDRDFPYRSIKMLASKRSSGKQYTFQGHDYTVEELTEESFNGVDIALFSAGGSISKQFGPVAVNKGTIVVDNSSAFRMDENVPLVIPEVNPDAMKGIKVGTGKGALIANPNCSTIICLMAATPLHRRAKVLRMVVSTYQAASGAGAAAMEELELQTREVLDGKPPTCQIFKQQYAFNLFSHNAPVLENGYNEEEMKLVKETRKIWNDMNVKVTATCIRVPVMRAHAESINLQFVNSLDEHTARDILKNAPGVVVIDDRVSNHFPTPLEVSNKDDVAVGRIRRDMSQEGNNGLDIFVCGDQIRKGAALNAVQIAEMLL, encoded by the exons ATGGCGGCCATAACCCAAAACTCATTCCTCTCCTCCAATCATCTCCAACTCTTCAAACCCAACTCCAAAACCAAGCCCATCATTGCTCCCACCTCCGTCCGCATGTCCCTTCAAGAAACAGCACCCTCCATAGCCGTAGTAGGTGTCACAGGCGCTGTAGGCCAAGAGTTCCTCTCTGTTCTCTCTGACCGTGACTTCCCTTATCGCTCCATCAAAATGCTCGCCTCTAAACGCTCTTCCGGTAAGCAATACACCTTCCAAGGCCACGACTACACCGTCGAAGAGCTCACCGAGGAAAGCTTCAATGGCGTTGATATAGCCCTCTTCAGTGCCGGTGGTTCCATCAGCAAACAGTTCGGACCCGTTGCTGTGAACAAAGGGACTATTGTGGTTGACAATAGCTCGGCTTTTCGGATGGATGAGAATGTGCCTTTGGTGATTCCTGAGGTGAATCCTGATGCTATGAAGGGGATCAAAGTTGGGACGGGAAAGGGTGCTCTCATTGCTAACCCGAATTGCTCTACCATCATTTGCTTGATGGCTGCCACGCCTCTTCATCGTCGAGCTAAG GTACTACGCATGGTTGTTAGTACGTACCAGGCTGCTAGTGGTGCTGGTGCTGCTGCAATGGAAGAGCTTGAGCTCCAAACTCGTGAG GTCTTGGACGGTAAACCGCCAACTTGTCAAATCTTCAAGCAACAG TATGCTTTTAATTTGTTCTCGCACAATGCACCTGTTCTGGAAAATGGGTACAATGAAGAGGAAATGAAATTAGTAAAAGAGACAAGGAAAATATGG aatGACATGAATGTTAAAGTGACTGCCACATGTATACGGGTGCCTGTCATGCGTGCACATGCTGAAAGTATAAATCTTCAATTTGTGAACTCGCTTGATGAG CACACGGCCAGGGATATTCTAAAGAATGCTCCAGGTGTTGTGGTTATTGATGATCGGGTATCCAATCACTTCCCTACTCCATTGGAGGTGTCAAACAAAGATGATGTTGCGGTTGGTAGGATCCGCCGTGACATGTCTCAGGAGGGCAACAATGG GTTGGACATCTTTGTCTGTGGTGATCAAATACGCAAGGGAGCTGCACTTAATGCTGTTCAGATTGCCGAGATGTTGCTCTAG
- the LOC115980825 gene encoding uncharacterized protein LOC115980825: protein MADEIMCRAFPTTLRGPARIWFSRLTPNSISTFKDLSAQFVSHFIGGHRYKKSTTCLMSIRQREDETLRSYIAQFNMEALSIDEVDNKILMATFTNGLQKGKFLFSLYKNDLKTMSDVLYRATKYMNAEDALLAREEKPKKRER from the coding sequence atGGCGGAcgagatcatgtgtagggccttccctaccacATTAAGGGGTCCCGCAAGAATTTGGTTTAGCAGGTTGACGCCCAATTCCATCAGTACTTTCAAGGACCTAAGCGCCCAGTTCGTTTCACACTTTATTGGGGGACATAGATATAAGAAGTCAACCACATGTCTAATGAGCATTAGGCAACGGGAGGATGAGACACTAAGGTCTTATATAGCCCAGTTCAACATGGAAGCACTTTCGATTGACGAAGTTGACAACAAGATACTCATGGCAACTTTCACGAATGGGTTACAAAAGGGTAAGTTTCTATTCTCCTTATACAAGAATGACCTGAAAACCATGTCAGATgtactttacagggccaccaagtacatgaatgctgaagatGCGCTACTGGCCCGTGAGGAGAAGcccaagaagagagagaggtag